A stretch of the Malus sylvestris chromosome 10, drMalSylv7.2, whole genome shotgun sequence genome encodes the following:
- the LOC126585461 gene encoding cytochrome b561 and DOMON domain-containing protein At3g07570-like → MKAFIASIIIVIFGLSARVNSQTDSCSSSLNLQNVNLPFDAASLNCLAVWDAHNYILRYSQTSSNLWTFVLSAPAANSYIAIGFSSNGQMVGSSAIVGWMSPTGGEIKPYYLGGTSPNLVEPNKGSLQVGTNFSLITSQSNRLYLGFQLETNQPLSRLIYSVGPDGLLPVAPNYRLSEHSDKVSTSINYITGQSKLSTESPHSRLRKSHGVLNMLGWGILMIIGVIVARYLKPYDPLWFYLHTCIQSFGLIFGIIGVFCGFVLKNKLNADVSTHKSLGIFILVLGCLQVMALLIRPEKESKVRKYWNWYHHGVGRILIIFAVANVFYGIHLGEKGKGWSAGYGVVIAILFVTAFIFELRLWLRK, encoded by the exons atgaaggcATTCATAGCTtccatcatcatcgtcatcttTGGCTTATCAGCCAGAGTGAATTCACAAACAGATTCATGCAGCTCGAGTCTAAACTTGCAGAATGTCAATTTGCCATTTGATGCAGCTTCTCTCAATTGCCTTGCTGTTTGGGATGCGCATAACTACATCCTCAGA TACTCACAAACTTCATCAAACCTGTGGACCTTTGTCCTCTCAGCACCAGCTGCTAATTCATACATTGCAATTGGGTTCTCAAGCAACGGCCAAATGGTGGGTTCCAGTGCAATTGTGGGGTGGATGTCCCCAACAGGAGGAGAGATCAAACCTTATTACTTGGGGGGGACCTCACCTAACCTTGTGGAGCCCAACAAGGGGAGCCTTCAAGTTGGAACCAACTTTTCCTTAATTACATCCCAGTCCAACAGATTGTACCTAGGGTTCCAATTGGAGACCAATCAGCCACTATCAAGGCTCATATACTCTGTTGGACCAGATGGGTTGCTGCCTGTGGCTCCCAACTACAGATTGAGTGAGCATAGTGACAAGGTCTCCACCTCCATAAATTATATCACAG GTCAAAGTAAATTGAGCACGGAGAGTCCACATTCAAGACTGAGGAAGAGCCATGGAGTACTAAACATGCTAGGATGGGGCATTTTAATGATAATTGGAGTAATAGTTGCTCGTTACTTGAAACCATATGATCCACTTTGGTTTTATCTTCATACTTGCATTCAGTCATTTGGGCTTATATTCGGAATAATAGGTGTTTTTTGTGGATTTGTCTTAAAAAATAAGCTCAATGCTGATGTCTCCACCCACAAATCTCTTGGTATCTTCATTCTTGTGCTTGGTTGTCTTCAG GTCATGGCTCTTTTGATTCGACCGGAGAAGGAATCGAAGGTGCGAAAGTACTGGAACTGGTACCATCATGGTGTGGGAAGGATTCTGATCATTTTTGCAGTGGCAAATGTTTTCTATGGAATCCATTtgggagagaaaggaaagggatgGAGTGCTGGCTATGGAGTTGTTATTGCTATCTTATTTGTTACTgcttttatttttgaattaagATTGTGGCTTAGAAAATAA
- the LOC126585469 gene encoding ribonuclease 2-like, which produces MAILSAQFASAVALIAAASLCLIEAKQAGIGVEIGSRGGGGQREFDYFNLALQWPGTFCQRTRYCCSSNACCRGSNGPTVFTIHGLWPDYNDGTWPACCTQKTFDEKEISTLHDALEKYWPSLSCGKPSSCRGGKGSFWGHEWEKHGTCSFPVVGDEYNYFLTTLNVYFKYNVTQILNEAGYVPSNTEKYPLGGIVSAIQNVFRATPKLVCKKGAVEELHLCFYKDFKPRDCLVGSGNLNDKLTSSSSCPNYVSIPAYASLGLGGGETEISSA; this is translated from the exons ATGGCTATCCTCTCTGCTCAATTCGCCTCTGCAGTAGCACTGATTGCGGCGGCTTCGCTGTGCCTGATCGAAGCCAAGCAAGCCGGAATCGGAGTCGAAATCGGAagcagaggaggaggagggcagAGGGAATTCGATTACTTCAATTTGGCCCTGCAATGGCCTGGCACTTTCTGTCAGCGCACCCGCTATTGTTGCTCCTCCAATGCTTGCTGCCGCGG CTCAAATGGTCCAACCGTGTTTACAATCC ATGGATTGTGGCCTGACTACAATGATGGAACCTGGCCTGCCTGTTGCACACAGAAAACCTTTGATGAGAAAGAG ATCTCAACATTGCACGATGCTTTAGAGAAATACTGGCCGTCTTTAAGCTGTGGTAAACCATCATCCTGCCGTGGTGGAAAAGGATCATTTTGGGGTCATGAG TGGG AGAAGCATGGGACTTGCTCCTTTCCAGTAGTTGGAGATGAATACAATTACTTTTTGACAACCCTCAATGTCTATTTTAAGTACAATGTCACT CAAATCCTGAATGAAGCAGGATACGTTCCTTCCAATACCGAAAAGTATCCACTTGGAGGCATTGTTTCTGCTATTCAGAATGTTTTCCGGGCAACCCCCAAGTTGGTTTGCAAAAAAGGTGCTGTGGAGGAACTTCATTTATGCTTCTACAAGGATTTCAAG CCTCGGGATTGTCTGGTTGGATCTGGCAATCTAAATGACAAGTTAACTTCAAGTAGCTCATGTCCCAATTATGTCAGCATACCAGCATATGCATCATTGG GGCTCGGCGGTGGTGAAACTGAGATTTCAAGTGCCTGA